The following are encoded together in the Xanthomonas vesicatoria ATCC 35937 genome:
- a CDS encoding LysM peptidoglycan-binding domain-containing protein: protein MSADKKADFSTVTSSVDSTAEVTPAPDFSNVRTSVQSTAELVEESITVQAGDSLSSIAKRHLGDGALWPRIFEANRETLKDPDKIFPGQVLRLPHKA, encoded by the coding sequence ATGAGCGCAGATAAAAAAGCAGATTTTTCCACTGTGACATCGTCGGTCGACAGCACCGCCGAGGTGACGCCCGCGCCGGATTTTTCCAACGTGCGCACCAGCGTGCAGAGCACTGCAGAGCTGGTCGAGGAATCGATTACCGTGCAAGCGGGCGACAGTCTGTCCAGCATCGCCAAACGTCACCTCGGTGATGGCGCCTTGTGGCCGCGCATTTTTGAAGCAAATCGCGAAACGCTCAAGGATCCGGACAAGATTTTCCCGGGCCAGGTATTGCGTTTGCCGCATAAAGCGTAG
- the queF gene encoding NADPH-dependent 7-cyano-7-deazaguanine reductase QueF (Catalyzes the NADPH-dependent reduction of 7-cyano-7-deazaguanine (preQ0) to 7-aminomethyl-7-deazaguanine (preQ1) in queuosine biosynthesis) — protein sequence MNTPEDSALGREVAYPSGYDPSLLFPIPRAAGREAIGLTGALPFIGRDRWHAYELSWLDAQGKPCVATATLHVPCDSPSLIESKSLKLYLNSLNATRFNSAEAVRTRIATDLSTRAGADVSVEFGLPPIDTVGEGESIDTLDITIDDYGPPNAAYLRAQAGSAVEEVLTSALLKSNCPVTGQPDWASVTLRYRGTRIDREGLLRYLVSFRDHAEFHEQCVERIFNDVLTRCAPEWLVVEARYTRRGGLDINPLRSSPSVPMPLSIFRDLRQ from the coding sequence ATGAATACCCCAGAAGATTCCGCCCTCGGTCGTGAGGTCGCCTACCCCAGTGGCTACGACCCGTCGCTGCTATTTCCCATTCCGCGCGCGGCCGGCCGCGAGGCGATCGGCCTGACCGGCGCCTTGCCGTTTATCGGGCGCGATCGCTGGCACGCCTACGAGCTGAGCTGGCTCGATGCACAGGGCAAGCCGTGCGTTGCAACAGCCACGTTGCACGTGCCCTGCGATTCGCCGTCGCTGATCGAATCCAAATCGCTCAAGCTGTATCTCAACTCGCTCAATGCCACGCGCTTCAACAGTGCCGAAGCGGTGCGCACGCGCATTGCCACCGACCTGTCCACGCGCGCTGGCGCGGATGTGTCGGTGGAGTTCGGCTTGCCGCCGATCGATACCGTGGGCGAGGGCGAGTCGATCGATACGCTAGATATCACCATCGACGATTACGGCCCGCCCAATGCGGCGTATCTGCGCGCGCAGGCAGGCTCCGCAGTGGAAGAAGTGCTGACCTCGGCATTGCTCAAATCCAATTGCCCGGTCACCGGTCAGCCGGATTGGGCCAGCGTCACGCTGCGCTATCGGGGGACCCGCATCGATCGTGAGGGCCTGTTGCGCTATCTGGTGAGTTTCCGCGATCACGCCGAGTTTCACGAGCAATGTGTGGAGCGCATATTCAACGACGTGCTGACCCGTTGCGCGCCGGAGTGGTTGGTGGTCGAAGCGCGTTATACCCGGCGTGGCGGGCTGGATATCAACCCGTTGCGCAGCTCGCCCAGCGTACCGATGCCGCTGTCGATCTTTCGCGACCTGCGCCAGTAA
- a CDS encoding M20 family metallopeptidase codes for MRHSRLLTSTLLLALPTLAAAQAAPRPDVQAVAGALQPKVVQWRRDFHQHPELSNREERTAATVAAQLRKLGLKPRTGIAHHGVVAIIKGGKPGPKIAMRADMDALPVKEQTGLPFASKATAEYRGEQVGVMHACGHDAHTAILLGVAEALVGMRDQLPGEVMLIFQPSEEGAPGNEEGGASLMLKEGLFTDFKPQAVFGLHVFSSVQAGKIAVRSGPLMAASDRFAIKMIGRQTHGSAPWNGIDPIVASADMISTAQTVVSRRANLSKQPAVLSFGAIKGGIRYNIIPDDVEMVGTIRTFDEGMRQQIFADLKNVAEHTAAAHGAKVDAQVPDQDGNPATVNDPALTAKMLPSLQAVVGADNVYEPPLQMGAEDFSFYAQQVPSMFFFVGSTAKGVDPATAPSNHSPQFLLDESSLDVGLRALLQVSLDYLQQG; via the coding sequence ATGCGCCATTCCCGTCTGCTGACCAGCACGCTGCTGCTGGCCCTGCCCACGCTTGCCGCCGCACAGGCCGCGCCGCGGCCCGACGTTCAGGCCGTCGCCGGCGCGCTGCAGCCCAAGGTGGTGCAGTGGCGTCGCGACTTCCACCAGCACCCGGAGTTGTCCAATCGAGAGGAGCGCACCGCCGCGACCGTGGCCGCGCAGCTGCGCAAGCTTGGCCTCAAGCCGCGCACCGGCATCGCCCATCATGGCGTTGTGGCGATCATCAAGGGTGGCAAGCCCGGCCCGAAGATCGCCATGCGCGCAGACATGGATGCGCTGCCGGTGAAAGAGCAGACCGGGCTGCCGTTCGCCTCCAAGGCCACCGCCGAGTACCGCGGCGAGCAGGTCGGGGTGATGCACGCCTGCGGCCACGATGCCCATACCGCCATCCTGCTCGGCGTGGCGGAGGCGTTGGTAGGCATGCGCGACCAGCTACCCGGCGAGGTGATGCTGATCTTCCAGCCCTCCGAAGAGGGAGCGCCGGGCAACGAGGAAGGCGGCGCCTCGCTGATGCTCAAGGAAGGTCTGTTCACCGACTTCAAGCCGCAGGCGGTGTTCGGCCTGCATGTGTTCTCCAGCGTGCAGGCCGGCAAGATTGCGGTGCGCAGCGGCCCGCTGATGGCGGCCTCGGACCGCTTCGCGATCAAGATGATCGGCCGGCAGACCCATGGCTCGGCGCCGTGGAACGGTATCGACCCGATCGTGGCAAGCGCCGACATGATTTCCACCGCGCAGACGGTGGTCAGCCGCCGCGCCAACCTGTCCAAGCAGCCGGCGGTGCTCAGCTTCGGCGCCATCAAGGGCGGCATCCGCTACAACATCATCCCCGACGACGTGGAAATGGTCGGCACCATCCGCACCTTCGATGAAGGCATGCGCCAGCAGATCTTTGCCGATCTCAAGAACGTGGCCGAACACACCGCCGCCGCGCATGGCGCCAAGGTGGATGCGCAGGTACCTGACCAGGACGGCAACCCGGCCACGGTCAACGACCCGGCCCTGACGGCCAAGATGCTGCCCAGCCTGCAGGCCGTGGTGGGCGCCGACAACGTGTACGAACCGCCGTTGCAGATGGGCGCGGAAGACTTCTCGTTCTACGCCCAGCAGGTGCCGTCGATGTTCTTCTTCGTTGGTTCCACCGCCAAAGGCGTCGACCCGGCCACCGCGCCCAGCAACCATTCGCCGCAGTTCTTGCTCGACGAGTCGTCGCTGGATGTGGGCCTGCGCGCGTTGTTGCAGGTGTCGCTGGATTATCTGCAGCAGGGGTGA